aatttttataacaattacaaatatgtacacacattgagtataaaatattctgtaataaATCATCTTTTGTGAAGGAAAATTCAGATAAAATTGCAATGATtacatcattttattatagatacataaattgatcaaattaacaacagtTGTATTTGATGTTTTTAAGTGTCATTAACATGTACAAAACAAGATATAATCtgtgaaatttttgtttacgttACTCGTTTctcaattatttcatatttttatcacaaaatgtTGCTCGTGCAACATTtgagcaaaaaatataaaatattgatgaagTACCATTTAGGTGACCGGTACACATTCGAGAACTCTTTTCTATATCGCATGATGCGCTAAAAATGCGGCACGACTATCGCacgtgtataataaaataacccGGGACACAATCTCCGATCTCCgtaaaaattttgctattCGCCATACGTCATCCCGCTTGGGAAAAACTGTTTGTGTGTTACCAATCTCCCGGGGATATTTCGAATCGCAATCTGCTATCGTTCGCCAACAATCGATTCATTTCGCCGCTAGTCTCGTTTATCTTGTATTGTTTTCGTCGGTGCGATTGGGCCGGCGACGATGCTTTTACGGGCGCGGATATTTTTAGATCCGTGCCGATGTGTTACGGCCAGTTTTCCGCAATCTCTCCGCGGCGAAAAGCATTTTGTAAGCGAAACCTTTACCTTCTGGCATATTTTCACGAGTTATTATTGCAAGAATTATTGAAACAAGAGGCGACGAGAAAGAACAGAGAAAATTGTCCATCAAATGACAACAGGTTTTGATGTATCTCTTTATGGAAGGAAAATGAAAGGAGATGttcgaattatttttcaaagtaaaatattgcattttatttgaGTCCGCGTGACGTACGAAGGGTTCGCGGAGTTGGCGTGCGAAGGCACTTACATCTCCGCGTTTTGGATTCGCGTTTTGGTTTTCATTGAAGATTTTCACGCATTTACGGCGTGACGCAGTCGCCGTAATGCGTCTCGCGATGATTTTGAGAGAGCGAAGAAATATGCTAATTGCAAGCAACGTGAATCGATAAATTTGCGACAATACTGAGACGTACCGACGTTTCATTCGTTTTTGCACTATTATTTGTCAAATGCACGACTCACGGCACGAAATTGAAGACGTTGACTCGGATCAACGATCTCGGAAATTGTGGACGTCAGAAATAATCGACGAACAAAAATACCGATCGTGTCTGTTTAATTCTGTTATATTAACAGAAGGCAGAGGAAatgagttttatttataagtccGCTTgtcattgatataaaaatgtaattctctttttacgaattaaatattttaaacaagagaattataatttgttcagTACTCTATTGCGACGTCgtaatgatatttaaaaaaagcaattgtcgaaattgtaaataatttttttattttattcaccaggaatttaatgtaaaatatttctatttaagtataataatgtaattcaAAGTTCGGATTAAATTGAGTGTACCGAATTAATGTTAGTTATTATGCTTTATTATCGATAACGATATATCTTTCTCGATATCTGCAGGCTCAAAACCGTTAAAGAACGTTACAATATCGTGAGAATCGCGCTTCATATGTTACGTGACAAATTGGCCGCGTGCGATTTTGTGAAACGTACCGCGACGTCTCCGCCTTCCTTTATATAATTGGACTCTTCTCGCGACACTAAATCGCGAAAATGCCTGGTGCAGAGATGCATTACGCGGCGAGGCGGACGGCGCAGACAGCGGCGTAAAGTGAGCGGAGTGATTTCTCGTGTCGTAACGTTATATTACACATCGTAACATTATATTTCGCGAAGATGAGCCGGCACGGGCGTCATTTTTCCtggcattttttttctctttcggcGCTTCGTCGCTTTTTTTTGTACGCAGGCTTATGAATAAAACATTGTaataacgaaaaaattttaataatatacaacgtaacaaaaagaagatataaaTTCCTTAACTAACACGAGTCAAGGCATTGCCGATCAATACCGGATTCAGAGCCGGCTATGACACTTTTACTGGCATCAAATGTTGAGAAATGTTGATAGAATTTTACAGGAATTCTCCTTCTCCACGACGCTTGTTGGCTAAAGGTggcgttttattttttcggCGCGAGGATTGAACATTCGAGATAACAATCGTATATCTTATGCGCGACTTAAGATACTGTAACACAGAGtgtaagatattataatagagAGTCGCGCAAGACGGCACAAAGACGAATATCCATTTTTCTATGCAGTTGCAGAATCGGCAACGCGCCGGAAGTGTCGTGAATCACGAGTCGCGAACCCATGACACGGAATCGCCCGGCGTCGTTCCGTGGCGTTTAAacaattgcaatttgattcaacgcgattacaaatgcgacaACGTCACATTTGCCTCCGTCTGTGCGCGATAATGAGCGACCCGTCACGCCTGCGTTCCGATCAATTGCATCGAATTATGCAACCGCGTGTGTCGCACGGACGCGAAAAAAAGGTatcgcaaataaaaaaaagatgaactCCAGCGCCGAAGATAAAACGTACGTTTAATATTTCCAGGGTTCTAATCACAGGTAAAATTTCCGTTTTGATTACGGCGATACGAACTGCGGAATCGGGTTTTCGTATTACGTTTAAAATTCCACGCACATACAATTTGTTTGCGAACCGATGGTCCAGCGAAAAGAGAGCTGCAGCAAACGCGCGTATTATTGTTTATCATTTTGCGCATTGACGTACGATGTGCGTGATGGCGCCGCGTGTATGCGCTTTAACATAACTTTATCCATCGTTTTAATTAGAGGGAGGCTCTCCGCGCGCGAAACGATTTGGTGGTCGGGAGCTCGAATGAAGATTGCGGAGCCACGGGGAATAATAGCCGCACCTGTGCGTGTATGCATCCGAGTTATTATTACGGCGgatatatacgaaatttaGCTATTCTCGGAGTTAAGTAATGGGCGCAGTCGTTTCGTTATCGTTTACGTCACGGTATGAATATGCATGGTGCATATTGCATATGCATGGCAGTCTCCGCAGCACAGATGCATAAAAAGAGCGTGAAGAGCCGTTTACAAAAGATGACCTTGGGATCGGAAGATACGgtgaaagagataaaaaaaaaggagccGCACATTATTCACGTCGTGCGCCCTTTGtaacggcgcggcgcggcggagCGCCGGctgttgtttttctttaatttttttttctatttagtgCATAAATGCCACATCCTCGCCGTAAACAACGAAACTCTCATTTTAATAGTCCGATATACGTGAAGTCCTGGTGAACGCAGACCGAACGCGAAATGGGATTTTTATTCATGAAAAGGAGCTCATTCGCCGCGCACACGCGAGCGAATTTTATTTCGTCGTTTAATCTCGTTTAATCCCGTCGTCCGCCTAATGCCACGCACAACTGCGTCCAGTTTGCGGACTCGGTTCGCCCGGCAGGCAAACAGAAGTAAATCATTCGCTAATCGCTCCACGTGAATGCATGCGAGGAGAGAGTATTCTCCGGTTCTTTGCGCGAATCCTCTTCTCTCGGTATTCCGGAGCATTTATCTGTACTTTTCCGTCCTCCAGTTCCTTCTCGATGATTTATTCGGTCCTTTTCCTAGCCGTCTCGTACCTTTTTTCCGGATCGGATCGGGTTTCAAGGAGCTAAAACGTACAAAGGGCCAACAACGTATTCTCGATCGGGCGAAATTGGGATCGGCGGCGCGTCCGCACGAATATTGCGCGAATTCCGAATCGCGCGATCGGCTCCGGTTCGCTCGCTCCGTAGCTTTCGGGGTGCCGCCGCGTTTAGCGAAGGGGATGCAGTGCCCCAGATTCGGCCGAGTCTGCTCCAACAGTCGTTCAACCCTCGGCCTAGATTCGCGGCACCCCGCGCTGACGTCATTCACTATTCCACACGCAGGTGCTCGTATCTTTGTATGTGTTGGTCGCCGATATTACGTTTACACGCGGACACGCGAACGCGTATTCACACGGACACGTGCGCACACATGCACGGAGATACCCGCGTCATCATCCCCCGTTGCAGTCTCAGAAAACTCGAGACACCGCCGAAGTGATGCGCGAACCAGGGCGCATTGTCCTCGTCAGGCTGTATTATGCAACTTCTCCCTCGATTCACCGTCTCTTTTTCACTCCCCTTCACTCCCCTCGTCTCTCTTTGCCAAGTCGGCTTTTTTGTTGCCAGATTCGTTGGTATCGCTTTATACATTCATGCGCCTCATTACGACAAGTATGATTGCGTCATTTCTAAAGACCGGTCTGCTCGCGCCGAAAATCTGGAAAACCACTTCGAAGGGTGTATTAAACtgctacaaaaaaaattccttgTGTTTTGCCAGACGTTAGAAACGAGATAACACAACGTAATTTCGTAAATTGAACGTAATGATCACACAtcgatttttatgtaattaatcatCTAGGAAAAAACtcgctttttttctctcttttaaatcagtaattgtatataattatatctaaaaggcAGTTTACAAGGAGGaattaaatctattaatttactgATCTTTCCTGAATCATAACTTAAATTGCAATGTGCAATTTGTACGCCGTGTTACCTTTGGGATCGCTGTAGAGAAATTTGCGTGGCACTTTTTCGTTTAATTATCGATATTGGGTATGACTTTCGCGGAATAATGCAGGTATTATAGAGTAGCGTTCTTATTATTCGCTTATGTACGTACATAAACTTATGTAATTGATGAATGACATTCATTTGTCGAGTTTGTACGTCAAACGGCAATAATAATCTATGATTGCATCTGACATAAATCAGAAAATGATTAATGATcgattgtacaaataatagaTTCCTTTTATGTTTTTCTGCAATGAAACGCGGAGAGCTATCTCTATTTATGACAAATCGAGATAACTTTTTGCGctaataatcaaataacaatctacaatttttctacttttcttctttcttggTCTTTCTTTTTCATGGAACACGATTATTACggtctttttttctttgccaATTGTAAAATGACGTCTTTCGagataatgaatataaaataattccgaCTCGGCTATAATGTTAatgacagattaattttactCACCAgtttgattatataaaataagcgAAACCGTTAATTGAATTGATTATCAcacgtaattaattttattaccgtttttgtaaatttatttatatataataatatattgatgttTCAGTAACTATTATCTTTAGGATATACGTACACATAAATCccgatatgtaaaaactattacTTCTGCatgttttgaattttgcatATCAGCACTTTGCATAataacaagtttttttttacttcgttGATTAACGAGCTTGAAATAGcttgtaatacttttaatcCGATTATGTTTGTTAGTGATATCATTTGATTACGACGTTTTCAAGGAAAGCCGCCTCTTCAACCTCTTCcgtaaattttgaattttgtttatcCGTTTCCTGTTTCAGCTCACGGGTTTCCTTCAGCAACCTGTTCCGTACAACAGTATGTCGGAGGTTCGGAAGTACGTTGTCGCTAGGTGGGACCCTGCGTATAAAAACTGCCTCAGCATTGTCCTGCCGGACGGTTCGCTCCTTCTGCAAGCCAGCAATCCTTACACGAGGGACCAGTGGTACCATTCGATATTATGGAAGGTAGATTAAGAATTTATCAAGAGAAACCATTATCGTTTAttgttatctattttaattaattactttcgtCAACGTGGTAAAAGATTCTAGAGAATAAGAAAATCACGTACGTTTATACAGATATGAAATATGAATAATCGAAACTGGCTagatttaaacatttattttatttaatcacatGAGATTTTCCATCTCTCACCTACCCTGTTAATAGTGATGGAAAATATTTCCATGATGGACTTTCAATccatttttaacttataactTTTTGAGCTAACAGTAGAAAGCGTCATGTTTACCCATTTTTTGAcgcgcgtttttttttccgagcGGAGAACGATCGACGTTGTTCACGTGAATGCAAACGCTGataccaaatattttttttaatatcggcCTTCTTCGATGCCCGACGTCGTCGGAGAACGGCAGAGCAAACACAGAACGTTATTAACGTCAATGCGAGGCCGAGGCAGGAGGAAGTGATAACGGCGCGCGAGGCGAACGTTCTCGATTGTCCTCGACCGGATCAAATCTCCCGGTTAGTGTTTTATGGAGGTTGCCGCGAGCGATTTAATATCCGGCCGGGAAATTAATCAGCGGCCGGTCGTCGCGTCGAGTAAATCGCGCCGTGATCGGGATGACCATAACGATTGatggaattttattgtttacggCGTTACATTCTCCCGTTGAATGAAAAACATTGTCGCGTTGATGGCCTGGATGTCGATGACTTCTGTCGAGACCCTGCTCGCTAGATTTGTTTCGGCTCTCAATTTCCAGTTTTACAAATACAGGCGATACGTCGAGATTTTGgcattttagtttaaattttttattatcgagAAATCTTCTATTAAATCAAcagcaaacaatttttatccttttttgtCGACGTTAAATTTGCCGTGGCGAGAAACTCGGAAAGGTTTCAAGTTTCCACGATCTTCATTTACTTTCTCGACATATAGAGTTACTACTTTGCGTCCTGAGATTTTGTTGATTCTCGAGTTTCTAAGGATAGAACTCTGCGATTAAACAGCAGCCGATTCCGTTTGCCCGCAGAAAAGCATCTTCAAGTACCAACACCTCGTGTCGATGAGCACACGGGAGGAGGTGATACTGCGGGAATTGCGCGCCATGGTGGACTTCGCCCTGTGGACGCCGCTCCAAGATGAGAGGGTAGCGGGCGCCCCGTTGGAGGCGGTCGCCAAGTTGCTGGACGAGCCCGGCAGCAGCTCGAcggagcagcagcagcagcagcagcagccgcTCGACTCGGACGAGAAAGCCGAGGTGGTCTTTCGCGATCGCAGAAGCTGGGCGGAGGCCGTGCTCGCCGTGGTGGCCCCGCTTCTGGAAAAAGCAGCGCCGCCGGCGGCGCTCGCGAGAGCGCTCGCCAGACTGGCGCAACAGCATCCGCGATCGCAGCTGGTCCCGATGCTCGGCCCGGCTATCACGAGATGCCTGAAGCACACTGTTGACTTTGGCAAGTCGCCGGACATGAGAAAGCTGCTGCAGGTGAGCCGTTTCTGACAGGTCTTACGTTACTCGGTTTGTTTGATTACAGCGTCGCGGGTGGCGAGATCAAGGGAGAGATCGTTTGCTTTTTCCTTTCGTTTTATCGGTGTGTGGGAACTCTccaaatctctctctttctcgagaATAAATCTCGTGGagtgaggaaaaaaaaattgctcgaAAAACGCGCGAGCTTAATTTTCACTCTTTCCGAATGTTGATTCCGAATGTTGAGAGGAGAAAATAAACGAATCTCCCTGGCGATTCCCAGTTGATTAGATCGTCGAATTGTAATACGACTTATGATAAGCGATAAGAGAACACGAAGAGAATGCGTGCATTTACGACGTTACGTTGCATACGTGCGTAGGTGTTCGTTGCCGCATTGTACGAGAACAACGACGGCGAGCAGGCGATTAGGGATTACATCTCGTCGGTTCACGGGCCGGGTAGCGATTGCCCGCACCCGAGGGTACTCCCGAATCTCGTGTCCATTTGCGTCGCGGCCATATTCCACAGGTGAGTTTCGCCCGAGTTAAAATTGAACAACGAACGACCGGACAGTCCAACgagatttttcaattaaacgtCGATCCCGTAGGTTCGAGATGTCGAGCCGCGCGTTGTCGAACGAGGACAAGCCGTTGTCATTGCCGCCGTTACAGTGCTACCTACTCGTCCTGAATATTGCGTAAGTGTGTCGTCGTTTTCGACAAACAAAACTGAATCGATTCGTGCTTATCTACTTCAAATTCTCGGTTCTAAAACGCGTCTCACGTATATACTGTGGGAAATGACATTGCAGGTCGGAGTACGCCGACTGGCGTCCGGGTCTTGGGGCACTGTTGCAGCCCGTTCCGTTCCCGGAGGAGGCTTTGGCTGTGAGGGAGGTGCAGGAGTCCGTGCTGATGTGCGTAATGCAACGGCTGGCGAAGGACCCGAGGTGCACGGTGCATCGCGTTCTGCTGCCCGTCAGAGAACCGCGTCCAGGCTGGATTCATATCGCCGCGCCGTCTAGCCCAGCTTGTCCAGATCGCGGAGAACTGTTCGGCGAGATGGtgagattcttttttttttaatgtttaaatttagaGAGCTTGTGATAGATTTTAGTTAGTTTTAATATGCAGTTGGCTTTATTaagaactttataaaaagagATATTCTGCTTTGTTGTACTATCATAATCTACAAAagtcaataaatatttctacaaaattttaattgcctCCAATATGTTAAAACTTCTTGAGAACAGGTCTTCTTTTCGGCTTCAATAAAGTAGAACGCTCTCTCAATCGATTATAAAAGTTAGTGATATTTATGAGAAGTGTTTCTAGCGTGCGGAAAGTTTGATGTCGGGTCTTTAATAAGACTCCCCGCGAAGAGATTAAAAATACTCGAGGCAAAGACTTGCGATGCTTATACATCACCCACCTTTTCtttaatcttgttttatatattcggACCGCACGTGGCGCAAGGGATATAAATATCTAACGGCGAAgtaaagagagacagagagagagaatacgtGCGGACGGATACACGATTATCGTGCGCTTATCAACGCGACGGCATCGAATTTATCATCACGTGAAACCGATCGTGGTGTATTCAGTAGTAGCGTAATCTCGCGAGCCCAGGCGTTTCGAATTGCGTTTCTCCGGCCTCCGCGTGCACGTTAGCCCACGCCATCGGAGTAAGATCTTTATTCAATCCCTTCTCGAGGTGGGCAGTGATTATTCGACGGGTGATTCGATCACGAAGGTCCGCCTGAATATTCATGAATCGCTGCTTTGAGGTGCGCGCGGGCGCGTCGTCTTCAATGGACCCGTATTCACGGCGCCAACTCTAATCCCTCTCTCGGAAATAACCGCGGAATCGAATCGCCACAATCACGCGGAATTAATGAAGTCGGATTGATCGCGTGAAATGCCGAGCGCGGAACAGACGGATGTCCGACGATTCTTGGACCGGCGAATAAATTTCATCCCTCTAATTACAATAGAGATCGTAATTCCGTTTGTCGTTTCTATCATCGAGGAGTTTTTAACGGATCGAGAATTCTGTTTTGTCCTTGTTCGCGACTGTTCAAAGTTAAACGAACAAGCGTGAGAATTTTTCTCCGCCGCGTTCAAAAGACCACGTTACACGTTACGAGAGATTCGTGCGACGGACGAACGTTTTCTAACAACGCATTCTCGACAGCTCACGACTCTGTTGGCGTGCTGTTGCCGGCGGAAGAGGTTTATCGCGTCTCTGCTGAACCAGGCGGGCGACGATTGCATTCTGCTGGCGGTGCGAGGCTGCGACGCCGCGCAGGAGGCGCTCTGCCTGATGCTCGAGTGGCGTCTGCTGGCGAACGAGGAGGCGAGACTCCAGACAGTCAATGCGCTCGAGTCCACGGAATCCGGGAAAGAACGTTACGCCGCCCTCTGTCAAAGGCAGAAGAATCTGCAGGAGCTggtaagagagaaaaattagtCGTcccttttctttatattaacgtTGATAATAAAGCGACGACTAACTTCTGTCGGTTTCTGTGTATGTACGATGTATGTTCGATCTCGATTTCGCTAGCAACAAAAGGGCGGACCCCGGAAGCTGACGCTACCGGTACGAGCGACCGATGCTGATGTCGCCCTTCTGCTGGGCGGTCGTGCCCTCGGTAATCTCGAATGCCTCAGTCTGGCCTTCACCTCCGTGACGTCCGCGTGCGCGGAACAACTAATAAAGTTGCCGGCGTTGAGATACCTGAACCTGTGGGCTACACAGTTCGGCGACACCGGCCTACAGATGATAAGCGAGCATCTACAGAAGCTGCAGGTGCTGAATCTCTGCGAGACGCCTGTGTCCGACAAAGGCATCTCCACGTTGGCCTGTGAGTATCCCCGATAACTTGGGATTCGATGTAACGATCTAACTTCTTTGTAAAAAGCTAATAAGATTAATCTCTGGAgcaaaactttaatattttattcaacacTAGCTATGctctgccacgcgttgctgtggctctctattcttatgctacgtttttttcaaatttttttttgcttttgttgtttaactttcaagagccttgctttactgttgctctttttattttatttttgaataagcatttatctatctttaataaatctaatattcatttattcacgtacttctaacttactttatttatttattgccttTGGCACTGTgtctttcccggtctctccccgtctctctcggtctctccccgtctctagTTGTttctactcgtctctccccgtctctcccggtctctcccggtcaatataattatttcgaaattatttattttaaaatgatttaatttaaaataattaatatcatatctataattatttcgaaattattgttcgattttaccttttttaatatcctgtatttgttctttaatataaacatttttctcaaattctttatattatttaaatttaccattcaagcatttatctatctttaataaatctaatattcctTTATTCACATACTTCTAACttacttcatttatttattgcctTTGGCActgtattcaattaatttgttgcctggtatatccaaaatcaaacGACCGGTAACGAaagcaacgttgtgtcaaaacttcaaagcaatcggtgaataacttacggagatcttagatgagtaacaaacattttacatttttatttatatagatatattttaaaaagcgtataaaaatttatataaaattatctagcCATACTAAACGCGAATTGAATATCAAAAGTATAacattttagtattaaattcaaattaatttt
Above is a window of Monomorium pharaonis isolate MP-MQ-018 chromosome 10, ASM1337386v2, whole genome shotgun sequence DNA encoding:
- the LOC105834756 gene encoding C-Maf-inducing protein — translated: MFCFQSPFTRSSRSVVSLSTGKSKSSLVNAILSPGGRTSNASDHHHHHHHHHHHHRRGSEPTSEGSNSSIRYIDQEASMSDGSSTDTLPGIRADYLDPEPLSPGPDALTSPSGVTVVLKGANEQQILLQNESHRSAAPSLPSPTKKSNNNNNNNNNNNNNGGSSWRRKLMLRLRSSDSSNNGETTTRSSSSTSPSPASESTAESSSSSRNPRTDEGQRRSGNATATTVSSSPSVQIDVAGDPKVVAASVGDIPSLANGFSEPEENDDEEDEEEAGCPETETEEGSSLPSSPAAASTVGLTSSTAPYYDFLSVNGGAMRQETTSTSSPQLSSGASLRSSVESPPADTCSSYGEDSSPGMDSLKPEGLDAGAGCLPAARSCPNLERQSAGCSSTSGSSSPSPSPSGPAGPRFKPLEEGDIQVCYLNHTRTLVKKILSSKFLRRWETHHLYLNDACLSSKTLTGFLQQPVPYNSMSEVRKYVVARWDPAYKNCLSIVLPDGSLLLQASNPYTRDQWYHSILWKKSIFKYQHLVSMSTREEVILRELRAMVDFALWTPLQDERVAGAPLEAVAKLLDEPGSSSTEQQQQQQQPLDSDEKAEVVFRDRRSWAEAVLAVVAPLLEKAAPPAALARALARLAQQHPRSQLVPMLGPAITRCLKHTVDFGKSPDMRKLLQVFVAALYENNDGEQAIRDYISSVHGPGSDCPHPRVLPNLVSICVAAIFHRFEMSSRALSNEDKPLSLPPLQCYLLVLNIASEYADWRPGLGALLQPVPFPEEALAVREVQESVLMCVMQRLAKDPRCTVHRVLLPVREPRPGWIHIAAPSSPACPDRGELFGEMLTTLLACCCRRKRFIASLLNQAGDDCILLAVRGCDAAQEALCLMLEWRLLANEEARLQTVNALESTESGKERYAALCQRQKNLQELQQKGGPRKLTLPVRATDADVALLLGGRALGNLECLSLAFTSVTSACAEQLIKLPALRYLNLWATQFGDTGLQMISEHLQKLQVLNLCETPVSDKGISTLASLTSLRKLNLNSTKLSAQTFESLKKRLPALQEFDVRYTEAW